The following are encoded together in the Pseudanabaena sp. FACHB-2040 genome:
- a CDS encoding cyclic peptide export ABC transporter, giving the protein MQYIQLLLKRSWQTIVVAVLLGLISGLCNARLISLVNQAVSQPTQPQALMPFFVLVVMTLGIGVLSQFILISLSQDAIYQLRLTLSRNILLSPLPHLERLGDHRLLAALTDDVRVLSRTVTVFPNLCVDLATIGGCLAYLAWLSGPMFVLLVLISLVAVWSIQATIRKAQALFAIARDEEDHLFKHFQAITRGTKELKLNRRRRDDFLNHTLETSIRGLRQKNSHAMKIFALSDGLGQLSLFVTLGVVLFIAPHFISTPLPLLATYALTITYLTMPFQNLLHRLPDLLRGQVSLRKIDHMRLALAHEQEIDTANPRSTQPVCHLELKQVTYHYHPEGEEHGFTLGPINLSFQPGQITYLIGGNGSGKSTLAKLMTGLYMPQTGSISLCGTPINDQNREWYRQHISAIFSDFFLFDRCLGLDQVNLDQDVRRYLKQLHLDHKVQVRDGQLSTTRLSQGQRKRLALLTAYLEDRPIYIFDEWAADQEPAFRELFYTEILVKLKEQGKTVVVITHDDRYFYLADQLIKLDYGRVTNAQVPLALTR; this is encoded by the coding sequence ATGCAATACATTCAGCTTCTGTTAAAGCGCTCCTGGCAGACCATTGTGGTCGCTGTTCTCCTGGGCCTCATCAGCGGTCTTTGCAATGCCAGGCTGATCTCCCTGGTCAACCAGGCGGTGAGTCAGCCCACCCAACCCCAAGCCCTGATGCCCTTCTTTGTGCTAGTGGTAATGACTCTGGGCATTGGCGTACTCTCCCAGTTCATTTTGATTAGCCTGTCCCAGGATGCAATTTATCAGCTTCGCCTGACGCTGAGCCGCAACATTTTGCTGTCGCCGCTGCCCCACCTAGAGCGGCTAGGGGATCACCGACTGTTGGCAGCCCTGACTGATGATGTGCGGGTACTGTCTCGGACGGTGACGGTGTTTCCTAACCTGTGCGTAGACCTGGCGACGATTGGCGGCTGTTTGGCTTACCTGGCCTGGCTGTCGGGGCCAATGTTTGTTCTGCTGGTGCTGATTTCGCTGGTGGCGGTCTGGAGCATTCAGGCGACGATTCGGAAGGCGCAGGCGCTATTTGCGATCGCACGTGACGAAGAAGATCACCTCTTCAAGCACTTCCAGGCCATTACACGGGGCACCAAAGAACTCAAGCTCAATCGGCGGCGGCGCGACGACTTTCTAAACCACACCCTCGAAACCAGCATTCGGGGACTGCGCCAGAAAAACAGCCATGCGATGAAAATCTTTGCCCTTTCCGATGGTCTAGGCCAACTCTCTCTCTTTGTCACCTTGGGCGTCGTGCTGTTCATTGCTCCTCACTTCATCAGCACCCCCCTGCCCCTACTTGCGACCTACGCCCTCACCATCACCTATCTGACCATGCCCTTTCAAAACCTGCTGCACCGCCTGCCCGACCTGTTGCGCGGCCAAGTCTCCCTCCGCAAGATCGACCACATGCGGCTGGCCCTGGCCCACGAACAGGAAATCGACACCGCCAATCCTCGCAGCACTCAGCCCGTCTGCCATCTGGAGCTAAAGCAGGTGACCTACCACTACCACCCAGAAGGCGAAGAACACGGCTTTACCCTTGGCCCCATTAACCTTTCGTTTCAACCCGGACAGATTACCTACTTAATCGGCGGCAACGGCAGCGGCAAATCTACCCTAGCCAAGCTCATGACCGGGCTCTATATGCCCCAAACCGGCTCCATCTCTCTGTGCGGCACACCGATCAATGATCAGAACCGAGAGTGGTACCGCCAGCACATCTCAGCTATCTTCTCTGACTTCTTCCTCTTTGATCGCTGCCTGGGTTTAGATCAGGTCAACCTCGACCAAGACGTGCGCCGCTACCTGAAACAGCTGCATCTGGATCACAAAGTGCAGGTGCGAGACGGTCAGCTCTCTACCACCCGCCTCTCTCAGGGTCAGCGCAAACGCCTCGCCCTTTTGACTGCCTACTTAGAAGATCGGCCCATCTACATCTTTGACGAATGGGCAGCCGACCAAGAACCGGCTTTCAGGGAATTGTTTTACACCGAAATTCTGGTCAAGCTCAAAGAGCAGGGCAAGACTGTAGTGGTAATCACCCACGACGATCGCTACTTCTACCTCGCTGATCAGCTGATCAAGCTCGACTACGGTAGGGTCACTAATGCTCAAGTGCCGCTGGCGCTAACGCGGTAG